In Nomascus leucogenys isolate Asia chromosome 11, Asia_NLE_v1, whole genome shotgun sequence, the following proteins share a genomic window:
- the GNG11 gene encoding guanine nucleotide-binding protein G(I)/G(S)/G(O) subunit gamma-11 — MPALHIEDLPEKEKLKMEVEQLRKEVKLQRQQVSKCSEEIKNYIEERSGEDPLVKGIPEDKNPFKEKGSCVIS; from the exons ATGCCTGCCCTTCACATCGAAGATTTGCCagagaaggaaaaactgaaaatggaaGTTGAGCAGCTTCGCAAAGAAGTGAAGTTGCAGAGACAACAA GTGTCTAAATGttctgaagaaataaagaactatATTGAAGAACGTTCTGGAGAGGATCCTCTAGTAAAGGGAATTCCAGAAGACAAGAACCCCTTTAAAGAAAAAGGCAGCTGCGTTATTTCATAA